AATCACGTTCAAACTTGGCAATATAGGCGTGCTTACCATAGTAGCCGCAGGCTTCATTGAAAACCTTTACGAAGACACTCACTACTGCATCATTATCCTTGGGTGATCCTGTATCAGCCAATTGGTCTATGTTGAAAAGGATACTTTGGGCAGGTATAGATCTAACTTTACCGATGTTTGCTTTCAGGATTTGATCATCTTCGCACTTTTGCGCCATAGCGTCAGCAATATGAAAATCATCATGATGCCAGCCTTCTAAAAGTAGAGAAATCATCTTTAGCAAGTGGGATTTTCCGGTTCCAAAAAAACCAGAGATCCAGGCTCCGGGCAACTTATCAAGACTAATGTAGGACTGCAGCAACTTATCAAGTTCAGATTTTATTTCACCTGTTAGTACATACTCGTCTATCTCTGTTTGTAAATTGCGATCATCATTAGCCATGATGACCCCGGCGATCTTGCGCTCTATATCCTTTTGAAATAAGTTCTTGATCTGCATTCTCTCTCCTTAAAACTACGGTTCGCAGTGGTAAATGTTAAAAGCCCGGTAATATCTATCGTCTAGGATGCCGAATAAGGTCAGGTTAGAACCCTTCACGTTGTCGGTTTCATACTTGCCCGGAAAGAATAGAACCAGTGGCTTCTCAGTAAACTTGCTCTCCAGAGTGGAAAGTAACTTATGTGTTCGTAAATAGGGATAGACTTCTCCAACCCCAGTGATAAAGATGATGTCTGGCATCACTCTTTTTATCAAATTTATTATCAATGGGGCTATGAACTCCCTGAGATCAGTTAAACCTGAAATCGAATTGAAGAATGTGTTTCTGGGTGTCTTGGTTTCATCAGCAATAAATCCATCCAGCACTCCAAGAGCGCTAAAGTGCTCAATGCAAAGCCGATACAGGTTAATGTCCAATACTTTGATTTGCTTGAGTTCCAGAGCATTTATAAGCTGTCCGATATGCTGATACATCTGAGTGGTTTCCTCTACCCGAAAAGGGCAGATGTAA
This portion of the Candidatus Cloacimonadota bacterium genome encodes:
- a CDS encoding DUF1788 domain-containing protein, with protein sequence MAIINENHDPHVRFEHLLKLMCSRKFLDMTGPSNDIPYYICPFRVEETTQMYQHIGQLINALELKQIKVLDINLYRLCIEHFSALGVLDGFIADETKTPRNTFFNSISGLTDLREFIAPLIINLIKRVMPDIIFITGVGEVYPYLRTHKLLSTLESKFTEKPLVLFFPGKYETDNVKGSNLTLFGILDDRYYRAFNIYHCEP